One part of the Megachile rotundata isolate GNS110a chromosome 16, iyMegRotu1, whole genome shotgun sequence genome encodes these proteins:
- the Grip gene encoding glutamate receptor interacting protein, with protein MFSSLRLTTMRSHKNRARPGSVATSASSDSARADEITSQSYHPHSFLLLDDQDSPVSTPSSVSSKVAQVRVEREGGSLGVTLRGGVSRALVVTGVKADGPAAKEGRVRPGDRLLAVDDTELRGLTLAEAQRALRRSSDAPVASLTIEYDVANMEEARAATSGPLLVQLERGLSGELGLTVRETPNGVYIESLRPASTADRCGALQPGDKLLAVDETPVQDAVTAAKLLRNNFDTCRIARLQILPRPPSTSQRTVKRRAQPQAQQTSSQTLQTKESLTIVLRPDHKGFGLALKPAEDRLNYVVSLLEAGGPAERSGVLLPGDKVLAINRRMLRDMQPAEVTSILETSQMIELVTEYKVGGPVVPSSGVFTVRVARPVGGQPDVGLTVNEDLIITEVRKGSLAYRTGSLAPRDRLLAIDGQKLDPGDLRQAAQLLHRPGSSVVALTVRKPDPASETRDSSIGSDTVQQYPSGILRPARESLPSVDSAVDSWGELGENSGTGPEILRLWDTASVDSGQLDLPMPPYPGPQECSSSDRPQQIVHVSLHKDPVYEDFGFSVSDGLYERGVYINRLRPGGPCDGILRPYDRILRVNEASTEDCDCCLAVPLIAAAGPRLDLTIARPMSPPNIIKTL; from the exons ATGTTTAGTTCGTTGAGACTGACCACTATGCGCTCGCACAAGAATCGTGCCAGACCTGGAAGTGTAGCTACCTCAGCGAGTTCCGATTCGGCCAGAGCGGACGAAATCACGTCTCAATCCTACCATCCGCACAGTTTCCTACTGTTGGATGACCAAGACAGTCCCGTGTCGACTCCCTCGAGCGTGTCCTCGAAGGTCGCCCAGGTCAGAGTGGAACGCGAAGGCGGCAGTCTAGGAGTCACCCTCAGAGGAGGAGTGTCGAGAGCTCTGGTGGTCACCGGAGTGAAAGCGGATGGACCTGCGGCAAAAGAGGGAAGAGTTAGGCCGGGAGACAGGTTATTAGCGGTAGACGACACCGAACTGAGGGGTCTGACCTTGGCGGAGGCTCAAAGAGCGCTCAGGAGAAGCTCGGACGCCCCTGTTGCTTCCTTGACTATCGAGTACGACGTCGCTAACATGGAGGAGGCGCGAGCCGCCACTTCTGGTCCGCTTTTGGTGCAGCTTGAACGGGGTCTTTCGG GAGAGCTAGGACTGACGGTCAGAGAGACACCGAACGGCGTCTACATCGAGAGTCTCCGACCAGCCAGCACAGCAGATCGTTGTGGCGCCCTGCAACCGGGAGACAAGCTTCTAGCCGTGGACGAGACGCCCGTTCAGGACGCCGTAACAGCGGCTAAATTGCTCAGGAACAACTTCGATACTTGCCGCATCGCCAGACTGCAGATCTTACCCAGGCCACCGAGCACCTCCCAGAGGACTGTGAAAAGGAGGGCGCAACCGCAGGCCCAACAGACCTCCAGCCAAACCCTTCAGACGAAGGAGAGCTTGACCATCGTGCTCAGACCAGATCACAAAGGGTTCGGTCTGGCTCTGAAGCCTGCGGAAGATCGTTTGAACTATGTGGTCAGCTTGCTGGAGGCTGGGGGCCCTGCAGAGCGCAGCGGAGTTCTTCTGCCTGGTGATAAGGTGCTCGCCATCAATCGCAGGATGCTCAGAGACATGCAGCCGGCCGAAGTCACTAGCATCCTCGAAACCTCGCAAATG ATTGAACTGGTAACAGAGTACAAAGTGGGCGGCCCAGTTGTACCGAGCTCAGGAGTGTTTACCGTAAGAGTAGCGAGACCAGTAGGTGGTCAGCCGGACGTGGGTCTAACGGTGAACGAGGATTTGATCATCACCGAGGTCCGGAAAGGATCGTTAGCTTATAGAACCGGCAGTCTTGCGCCTAGAGATAGACTACTGGCGATAGACGGACAAAAACTGGATCCAGGCGACCTCAGGCAAGCGGCACAGTTGCTGCATCGACCTGGGAGCTCGGTCGTTGCTTTGACCGTCAGGAAACCGGACCCCGCATCAGAAACTAG GGACTCCAGCATAGGAAGTGACACGGTTCAACAATACCCTTCAGGGATTCTACGGCCAGCAAGAGAGAGTTTACCAAGCGTAGACAGTGCGGTGGACTCTTGGGGTGAATTAGGAGAGAACAGTGGGACGGGTCCAGAAATTCTTAGACTTTGGGACACAGCTTCTGTGGATAGCGGTCAACTGGATCTACCTATGCCTCCTTACCCTGG GCCACAGGAATGCAGCAGTTCGGACAGACCTCAGCAGATTGTCCACGTGTCGCTGCACAAGGATCCAGTGTACGAGGACTTTGGGTTCTCGGTGTCGGATGGGTTGTACGAACGTGGAGTATACATAAATCGTCTACGACCGGGAGGTCCGTGCGACGGTATTCTAAGACCGTACGACAGAATTCTGCGGGTAAACGAGGCCAGCACAGAAGACTGCGATTGTTGTTTGGCTGTTCCATTAATCGCTGCAGCTGGTCCGCGTTTAGACCTGACCATAGCTAGACCAATGTCTCCTCCGAACATCATAAAAACTCTGTAG